The DNA window GTACGTCGTTCATTTCTCGTCCAGCAAATCCAGCTACAACGTAGAGAGTATGACCTACCGAAACCAACCCCGGGCCGCCACGTCCTTCAATGACGTCATAAGCCGGCTGCTTCTCCCACGTGTTTGTGTCAACGTCAAAGCGGTAAAGGTCGTTCATTCGGCCTTTTTGCGTACAACCCCCGAATACATAGAGAGCGTTACCTAGCGCCGTCATAGCGTGGTAGCTCCTGGCCATGGGGACGTCTCCAGTTGTGGGTAGTTTCCGCCATTCCTTACTGCAGGTGTTAAACGTGTACATATCGTTGTTGTCCCCCTCCCCCATGGAGATTCCCGACCGTCCCCCGAACATGTACATGCTGTCCCCCAGGGCCGCCACGGCCGCGGCATTAGTGGGAGGGGGCTCGCTCTCCTTGTCTTTGGGCTGACTCACGCTCCATTCCAGGGTGTTTAGGTCCAGGCAATGTACGGTGCTGCCTATAGGTACTCTCGGGGAATTCTCGCCCCCAAACACATAGGCATGATGATTGATAATCACAAAACCATGGCTGCTCCTGCCCTGAGGGATAGCCCCTTTAGTGGAGAGACGGCGCCACAAGGCCTGAAAAAGACGATGAACggcattatttatttacatctaccaagtatgattccctctatttcttacgaaaacttatggttaattcatagctctatagaaacagccagattgaaatcgacacgccctgtttatcgattggtcgaaatctacagcggctgaaactgacaggactgaaattgacacgccctgtttatcgattggtcgaaatctacagcggctgaaactgacagaaCTAAAACTTGACACGCCCTCTTTTTCGATTAGTAGAAACCTACAACGAccaaagaaaaatcacggactgcacgaaataatcatgatgatgtcagactcaaagtctcacaggagacgatttggctgtttcttttagctaacttacttatgtatacatttacagtaattaaGTGAATTTGAGTtccttttcataatcaatttattaattaggtAAAAGAAAGAtggtaatataaacaataaaatgctttctttgatgattcaagcgggttatgaaggtatagcgatcattgcagaaaataaCACATAACCCACGtcagcgggttatgtattttttttatgcaatgtCGCTACTTTCATATCACcaaagtttaaatattaatacaatGGAGATGTCCCTAACCTCCACCCGTACTTACTAATGAACAGAAAGTCGGACTGTGTGTAAAATATTCACTGTCACAGAGTCTCCTACGATTTCATAGATTTATTTTAGACTCTTACTTTTAAAGagataaatttaaacaactggGTTACGTAACATGACATCGGAATAGATCGTTATACTTAGTATTTACAGTTGTGcgttttccaaaaaaaaccaaaccccAGAGATTATATtctattttaaagcaaaaagtTACATATATCGGGGGAAATTTGCTTTGATAAAGTGGGTTACCTTTACAGCTGATGTCATTTTCCGTGGCCAAAATTCTTCCACCGATTAGATTAGGGCCAGTGCACACAGCGCAGCGGGTGTCGTTTAAAGTAAGGTGCACAGTTCATGAAAATACAGTAAGATTACTAGGTTTACATAGAAGTGGTCGTTACATTTCTTCCGACTCGCTTGCAATGAATTGATACAAGGTCACATAATTATCATAGATAAGGAAAAGCAAGATTGATatgtgaatatacatgtatatcttgacTGGTGTTTTCTTAAGCCGACCACTTATCATGGTTATGCTACTTGTTACGTTTGACAATAAAAGCCGTCTGCAAATTGAATAACTAAGAttggttttctttcttttggATAATATAGTTCCATTTTTATATCGCAActaatttttaatatgaaactatcaaaaataattcagtaATAAAATATGTCatgataaaatatgttacaactgAGAATTCGTACACCCTACGTATACTTAAGAAAAACAGACAGCGATTCGAGGGAGAGGAAGTCATATACTATCAACCATCAGCAGTTTATGATCTGGATTCGCATCCACATTTAGTACTATCATACCCATTCATATACCAATGCAATACAAAATGGCATAAAAAATacgaacaagaaaaaaataagtccaagaggccacatcgctcacctgagaaacaTCAGTTATAACTCCAATCAGCTATGTACAGCATTTGGAACCAAGACACCCTATCCTATTTAATACAAACAACGGAATCTCAGTGCACAATATCAGTCTATTTCTATCAGCTATTAAAACCACCAACAGCTTCTGAAAATAGTTATGCCAGATTATTTATTCTAGTTTAATTCAACTTTTAAATCACTCTATTTGTGCATTTaccaaaaacaaacatttacttGAATGAGGGTATAACTTCCAGCATTATAATGTAAATGATTCATCCAATATATGACATTAAAGCCAGACACATTAACGAAAGAAATAGAATAGACTGGTTCTCTGCCATTAACTACTGGGCGCTTGTTCtcgttgtcatgttgtaaattttgaatttaccgggtggcagtatatacaaaatttacaacatgacaacttgtTATGTGTATACAAAACGACTAACGTTACTTGACGAAAAAATTGAAGTACTGTGTGTCGTAGAAGTAGGTCCCATAACTTTTTAACAACGTGGATACAACAGGGGCTAGATTAAACCGCATGCTTTCTTCCTTTTCTCTCAGTCTTCATTGTAGTTCATTACAGTTTAATATGTAATTCCTGTATACACATTTGTAATCTTTAAAAACACCATTCAGTTTCACAAGTCCAAGAACTCTTTGAAAActctttaattcaattaaatcGGAATATAACACatcctttcttttttcaatgaaataaaaagttttgcttGTATACATTTGTGCTTCTGTTAATTAGATGGTATAAAAGACACTGTAAACGTCTGATTCATACTATAGTGTGAAAATATCTGATTGAAAAGATGTAGAAAAATCTCATAGTAAAAAAACAGAATGTATGCTCTGGAATTTAACCCTGCGTCTGACTGTGTATAGACTCATGCAACAAGTGACTATTAAGGCTCAGATTTCCCGATTTAAATCCCATTGCCCAGCACTCATTGATAAtgattaaaacataaaataaaaattcagacTACATGCATGTGAACATTGTAGAATATGAAACTTTTGACTTACTATCTTCGGTCTACTGAGTCACACAGCTGACCTATTGCAATTAGTCTGTCGCCGCCCGTCGTCCATCGTTCGTCTTGCGTTAATATACGTAATTTACATGTTTAACTTCTTAAAACTTACAAGGCCAATTATCACCATTCTCATCTATAGGATACGAGAAGCCCGAGTCCTCATTTACGGGGCAAAACAAGCATAAAGGGGCCACATTTTCaacaatcttcttctctactcccaaatatgttagaaaaaaactaaatgcatgattatgatgtccatgaagccctctaccaaaatgcatggccccttggtcaggggttcatgcCTAAGGACAGGACCAATTTGGTCATGTAgtgaaaatgtaataaaacataGAATGTCCTCTTTCTAGCCACAGCAGGCCTACAGGGAGATAAACTGAATGCATTAATCTGTGGTTCGTGAAGCCCTCCACCAAAATTGTGAATACATGTTTTTCTTTGTCGGTAGTTCAGGTCCTTTGTCGAGCCATATAGTGAAATTGTATTTattcttagaaaatcttcttctcttcaTCCAAAGTTGGAGGGGGATAAACTGAAGTCATGTTTATGTTATTAATGtatctacctaaattgtgaagtTCATGACCCCTCATGACACTTAGACCTGTAGGGACAATATGGCCACATGATGAAAGTgtctaaaatttatattttttctgtacTTACACGGTTGTGGGagataaactaaatgcattaATTGTTATCTGTTATCAGTGGCCTTGTCCTTGTCCAAATGACTTTGGATTAAgttcatgacacaccctcaggtca is part of the Crassostrea angulata isolate pt1a10 chromosome 3, ASM2561291v2, whole genome shotgun sequence genome and encodes:
- the LOC128176535 gene encoding uncharacterized protein LOC128176535 → MTSAVKALWRRLSTKGAIPQGRSSHGFVIINHHAYVFGGENSPRVPIGSTVHCLDLNTLEWSVSQPKDKESEPPPTNAAAVAALGDSMYMFGGRSGISMGEGDNNDMYTFNTCSKEWRKLPTTGDVPMARSYHAMTALGNALYVFGGCTQKGRMNDLYRFDVDTNTWEKQPAYDVIEGRGGPGLVSVGHTLYVVAGFAGREMNDVHAFDTKEKTWQTLTFHTDLPPRSVFGIGSHGNTIIVVCGEVDPSDKGHAGAGHFSNEAFILDTVNPQNWVRVPTEGDQPEPRGWFTAAYSDSDKKLYIFGGNSLSNERLNDIYSFQLSQG